In one Terriglobales bacterium genomic region, the following are encoded:
- a CDS encoding thioesterase family protein, which yields MAKDIPIGTRAEVTNEVEHRHTLAALSSDLPSVLATPWMIGWMEYACYQAQQPFCEDGETTVGTAVHVDHRAPTTIGQMVIAEAVLERIEGRFFIYRVSARNEQQPIGSGTVHRAVVNVKKFMEKTKASGDRAIR from the coding sequence ATGGCCAAAGACATTCCTATCGGTACCCGAGCCGAGGTGACCAACGAAGTGGAGCACAGGCATACTCTTGCGGCGCTGAGTTCCGACCTTCCTTCAGTCCTCGCTACACCGTGGATGATTGGCTGGATGGAGTATGCCTGTTACCAGGCGCAACAGCCGTTCTGTGAAGACGGCGAGACCACAGTGGGAACCGCCGTCCACGTGGACCATCGCGCTCCTACGACTATCGGCCAGATGGTAATTGCCGAGGCTGTGCTGGAGAGAATCGAGGGGCGCTTCTTTATTTATCGCGTCAGCGCTCGTAACGAGCAGCAGCCGATTGGATCGGGAACAGTTCACCGCGCAGTCGTGAATGTGAAGAAGTTCATGGAGAAGACAAAGGCATCGGGTGATCGGGCCATCCGGTGA